Proteins encoded by one window of Clostridium bornimense:
- a CDS encoding lytic transglycosylase domain-containing protein, with protein MKKLCRFIILFLILVLVYISFKPVMKLIFPLKYKNIVLEYSEENDVDPLFIMSIIKAESNFNKDAKSNKGALGLMQVTPSTGEWIAEKLNEEIFEEDKLFDPDTNIRYGIWYINYLSNQFDGNLNLIIAAYNAGPGSVDKWLNDSSYSQNGEDLDNIPFVETDKYVEKVNFFYNIYKFLYR; from the coding sequence ATGAAAAAATTATGTAGATTTATAATATTATTTTTAATATTAGTCTTGGTATATATATCATTTAAACCTGTTATGAAACTTATATTTCCGTTAAAGTATAAAAATATTGTTTTAGAATATTCTGAAGAAAATGATGTAGATCCACTTTTTATTATGTCTATAATAAAAGCAGAAAGTAATTTTAATAAAGATGCCAAGTCAAATAAAGGAGCTCTCGGACTTATGCAAGTTACACCGTCAACAGGAGAATGGATAGCTGAGAAACTTAATGAGGAGATCTTTGAAGAAGATAAATTATTTGATCCAGATACAAATATAAGGTATGGTATATGGTACATAAATTATCTTAGTAATCAATTTGATGGAAATCTTAATTTGATTATTGCTGCTTATAATGCAGGCCCTGGTAGCGTAGATAAATGGCTTAATGATTCAAGTTATTCTCAAAATGGAGAAGACTTAGATAATATACCTTTTGTTGAAACAGATAAATATGTTGAGAAGGTAAACTTTTTTTATAATATATATAAGTTCCTATATAGATAG
- a CDS encoding ACT domain-containing protein, with protein sequence MKSRFIVVDEKLLPEVLPKVLKVKEILSSKSAKDISEAVKLVGISRSTYYKYKDGVFKLSDGAIIQKATIGVTVGHKRGTLSNVLDIIAECGGNILTINQDIPINNTANVTITMDISSLKADLYALLETLKIENNILGVSLIAME encoded by the coding sequence ATGAAAAGTAGATTTATAGTAGTAGATGAGAAGTTGCTTCCAGAGGTTCTCCCTAAGGTATTAAAAGTTAAAGAGATATTATCTTCTAAAAGTGCAAAAGATATATCAGAAGCAGTTAAACTAGTAGGAATTAGTAGAAGCACATATTATAAATATAAGGATGGCGTATTCAAGTTATCTGATGGTGCAATAATTCAAAAAGCAACTATAGGAGTTACTGTTGGGCATAAAAGGGGAACTTTATCAAATGTTTTAGATATTATAGCTGAATGTGGTGGAAATATATTAACTATAAATCAAGATATTCCAATAAATAATACAGCAAATGTTACCATTACTATGGATATATCATCATTGAAGGCAGACTTATATGCATTACTTGAAACTTTAAAAATAGAAAATAACATTTTAGGTGTTTCATTAATAGCTATGGAGTAA
- a CDS encoding GNAT family N-acetyltransferase, translated as MLCEISDLYNYNISRVLKEDIPSIYNFIIKNDIDLKCYLTSNSIEEKINEALYCRGELFLKIENQYEEVIGIIRGRIDFDFYNRLWLSLFKISDDIPEKMKKKIFNYFTERVSESYSIYKIEIGVSSEDNTLFFLKSCGFSISRILKNYFTFGNENHSLIILNR; from the coding sequence ATGCTATGTGAAATATCAGATTTATATAATTACAATATATCGAGGGTATTAAAGGAAGATATACCATCTATATATAATTTTATAATAAAAAATGATATTGATTTAAAATGTTATTTAACATCTAATTCTATTGAGGAAAAAATAAATGAAGCATTATATTGTAGGGGAGAGTTGTTTTTAAAAATCGAAAATCAATATGAAGAAGTTATAGGGATTATTAGAGGAAGAATAGATTTTGATTTTTATAATAGATTATGGCTTTCTTTATTCAAAATTTCTGATGATATACCAGAAAAAATGAAGAAAAAAATTTTCAACTATTTCACAGAGAGAGTCAGTGAGAGTTATAGTATATATAAAATAGAAATAGGTGTATCCAGTGAAGATAATACATTATTTTTTCTAAAAAGTTGTGGATTCTCTATAAGTAGAATATTGAAAAATTACTTTACTTTTGGAAATGAAAATCATAGTTTAATTATCTTAAATAGATAA
- a CDS encoding DUF4358 domain-containing protein: protein MKKRIGSLILAIGIIVSVVMTFTGCSFGGNDSDSSTLTAEEILEKITMNIDEPNQMDIDSDFFTDNYEIDKSILKSYVVRVPIGDKYANECAVFEVKDKKDIEKVEEGIEKRSKILENNWKGYIPEQYDLVKSRKVVTKGKYVLFVISENSDKIEENFEEIIE from the coding sequence ATGAAAAAAAGAATCGGAAGTTTAATATTAGCAATAGGTATAATTGTTTCAGTAGTGATGACTTTTACAGGATGTTCATTTGGCGGTAATGATAGTGATTCAAGTACACTAACAGCAGAAGAAATTTTAGAGAAAATAACAATGAATATAGATGAACCTAATCAAATGGATATTGATTCAGACTTTTTTACTGATAACTATGAGATAGATAAATCAATACTAAAGAGTTATGTAGTTAGAGTACCAATAGGAGACAAATATGCTAATGAATGTGCAGTATTTGAGGTTAAAGATAAGAAGGATATAGAAAAAGTAGAAGAAGGAATAGAAAAAAGAAGCAAAATATTAGAAAATAATTGGAAAGGATATATTCCAGAGCAATATGATTTAGTTAAATCTAGAAAAGTAGTAACAAAAGGAAAATATGTTCTTTTTGTTATATCAGAGAATTCAGATAAGATAGAAGAAAATTTTGAAGAAATAATTGAATAA
- a CDS encoding SPOR domain-containing protein, whose product MRYSKVKAKRTSRRELIVVTFTLMVIFIGSTLFATALFNVFLKDSSAFSNNFKDDETAMTSGNVENNTAKEGSVTTFYIIQCGVFGIKENADKVNNDLNSQGMSFISEEGGKYKVIYSICNSGNEDEIMAMIESKGVAVAKIKKEITYSNICDEEIGEMIKGLISVVDKLKDNSVSSVEIQSLKKWCKELEQCDANEENANKANELRKYIEELPDEIDKTKISEINKKIYQCIV is encoded by the coding sequence ATGAGATATTCTAAAGTAAAAGCAAAGAGAACATCTAGAAGAGAGCTTATAGTAGTTACTTTTACATTGATGGTGATTTTTATAGGTTCAACTTTATTTGCCACAGCATTATTTAATGTTTTTCTTAAAGACAGTAGTGCATTTTCTAATAATTTTAAAGATGATGAAACTGCTATGACATCAGGAAATGTAGAAAACAATACAGCTAAAGAAGGAAGTGTTACTACATTTTATATTATTCAATGTGGAGTTTTTGGAATTAAAGAAAATGCAGACAAAGTGAATAATGATTTAAATTCACAGGGAATGTCATTTATTTCTGAAGAAGGTGGAAAATATAAAGTTATTTACTCCATTTGTAATAGCGGAAATGAAGATGAAATTATGGCTATGATAGAATCAAAAGGTGTGGCAGTAGCGAAAATTAAAAAAGAAATTACATATTCAAACATTTGTGATGAGGAAATTGGTGAAATGATTAAAGGTCTTATAAGTGTTGTTGATAAGCTTAAAGATAATTCAGTATCAAGTGTAGAAATTCAGTCATTGAAGAAATGGTGTAAAGAGTTAGAACAATGTGATGCAAATGAAGAAAATGCAAATAAGGCAAATGAGTTAAGAAAATATATAGAAGAATTACCAGATGAGATAGATAAAACTAAAATTAGTGAAATAAATAAGAAAATATATCAATGTATAGTGTAG
- the coaE gene encoding dephospho-CoA kinase (Dephospho-CoA kinase (CoaE) performs the final step in coenzyme A biosynthesis.), whose translation MLGKHGTKQNRIVKIGITGTIGSGKSTVSSFLKENGFDVVDADIISREILDKYKEVREKIKNTFGDDIFENEKLNRKKLGTIVFNDDKKRKQLEAITIPYIIKEIEMRIDILRSVGKKIVFIDAPTLIEHGLHKSMDYNILITLDEETRISRVMRRDGISREEVLNRIKAQMSQEDKVKYVDFVLENNGEIEETYHKIVSILKDGVGYEKIM comes from the coding sequence ATGTTGGGAAAACATGGTACGAAGCAAAATAGAATAGTGAAGATAGGAATTACAGGGACTATAGGAAGTGGAAAATCTACAGTTTCATCATTTTTAAAAGAAAATGGATTTGATGTAGTTGATGCAGATATTATTAGTAGAGAAATATTAGATAAATATAAGGAAGTAAGGGAAAAAATAAAGAATACTTTTGGTGATGATATCTTTGAAAATGAAAAATTAAATAGAAAGAAATTAGGAACTATAGTTTTTAATGATGATAAAAAGAGGAAGCAGTTAGAGGCTATAACTATTCCTTATATAATTAAAGAAATTGAAATGAGAATTGATATACTAAGATCTGTAGGTAAAAAAATAGTATTTATTGATGCACCTACTTTGATAGAGCATGGACTTCATAAATCTATGGATTATAACATATTAATAACATTAGATGAAGAAACAAGAATATCTAGAGTTATGAGAAGAGATGGAATATCTAGAGAAGAAGTATTAAATAGGATAAAAGCTCAAATGAGTCAGGAAGATAAGGTTAAATATGTAGATTTTGTACTAGAAAATAATGGTGAAATTGAAGAAACATATCATAAGATCGTTAGTATATTAAAAGATGGAGTGGGGTATGAAAAAATTATGTAG
- a CDS encoding amidase domain-containing protein has product MKKSLSIFLTIVLIIFSFKEIIYGSQTLDTKLKNFIESYFNSYFEDYINLTEDTYNKYTKESNSTLIYNTIHKNKIYLYKTLNTPFESFNINIVYKNIYTKKNTIDIDFLLSVSYKYKNATCQSNLCNIPYRLEIIREPELKICNIERIFSEDESFLYSMDLRSEDIPIETLKNYLDKLEIKEQKQIDNIIDISKENVRSNSELTREYSNYSPDKGILYAKTFSKSYNPLFYSAPGDCSNFVSQCIWAAYGGYDFSSTETSYENIRKKYRMVPGSWHGNEGGGTINWESVENLYNYLCKEKTIGPNGVGLNNKKTYESLSPSSINLGDVLQFGSINKRYSHSVYVTHINGNGSKYSDIYISQHTADLYNRNLLELIYLFGGTDCNMRCIKLKNSNFSK; this is encoded by the coding sequence ATGAAAAAATCTTTATCAATTTTTCTAACAATAGTATTAATTATATTTAGTTTCAAAGAAATCATCTACGGATCTCAAACTTTAGATACAAAGTTAAAAAATTTTATAGAAAGTTATTTTAATAGCTATTTTGAAGATTATATAAATTTAACTGAAGATACATATAATAAATATACTAAAGAAAGTAACAGCACATTAATATATAATACTATCCATAAAAATAAAATATATCTTTATAAAACATTAAATACACCTTTTGAATCTTTCAATATAAATATTGTATATAAAAACATATATACAAAAAAAAATACTATAGATATAGATTTTCTTCTTTCAGTATCATATAAATATAAAAATGCTACTTGCCAATCTAATTTATGTAATATACCTTATAGACTAGAAATTATTCGTGAACCTGAATTAAAAATTTGTAACATAGAAAGAATTTTCTCTGAAGATGAATCATTTTTATATTCGATGGATCTTAGAAGCGAAGACATTCCCATTGAAACCTTAAAGAACTATCTTGATAAACTAGAAATTAAAGAACAAAAACAAATAGATAACATAATAGATATATCTAAAGAAAATGTCAGATCTAATTCTGAACTAACAAGAGAATATTCAAATTACTCTCCTGATAAAGGTATTTTATATGCAAAAACATTTTCTAAGTCATATAATCCATTATTTTATAGCGCACCTGGTGATTGTTCTAATTTTGTATCCCAATGTATATGGGCTGCTTATGGGGGATATGACTTTTCAAGTACTGAAACATCCTATGAAAATATTAGAAAAAAATATCGCATGGTACCAGGGTCCTGGCATGGTAATGAAGGTGGTGGAACTATAAATTGGGAATCAGTTGAAAATTTATACAACTATTTGTGTAAAGAAAAAACAATTGGTCCTAATGGCGTTGGACTAAATAATAAAAAAACTTATGAATCTCTATCTCCTTCTTCAATAAACTTAGGAGATGTTTTACAATTTGGCTCAATTAATAAAAGGTACAGCCACTCAGTTTATGTAACTCACATTAATGGTAACGGATCTAAATATAGCGATATATATATATCGCAACATACTGCTGACTTATATAATAGAAATCTTTTAGAACTCATTTATCTTTTTGGTGGTACAGATTGTAATATGAGATGCATAAAACTTAAAAATTCTAACTTTAGTAAGTAA
- a CDS encoding M48 family metallopeptidase encodes MKIDEYEVKIKKENRKTIKISIEKNFLVVKAPGFIREDQLEKILFQNINKVRRIINKNRNLIDIGEKHFLESNNAMLLGKSYKVEVINSYVNNVEIIDDTIIISVKKDDENLKIKLFKNFYKNKCIEVITPIYKQCLDSFVEDKCSIRPRIEYKFYKGRWGAYYPKDNKIVLNCNLVKLDEEYIRYVIFHEISHTKIPNHSKEFYNVFNNVYDRVEEMRIKIKKYIIN; translated from the coding sequence ATGAAAATTGATGAATATGAAGTAAAAATAAAAAAGGAAAATAGAAAAACAATAAAAATATCTATAGAAAAAAATTTTTTGGTGGTGAAGGCTCCAGGATTTATAAGGGAAGATCAATTAGAAAAAATACTTTTTCAAAATATAAATAAAGTTAGAAGAATAATAAATAAAAATAGAAATCTTATTGATATTGGAGAAAAGCATTTTTTAGAGAGTAACAATGCAATGCTTCTAGGAAAAAGTTACAAAGTGGAAGTTATTAACTCTTATGTGAATAATGTTGAGATTATTGATGATACTATAATAATATCGGTGAAGAAAGATGATGAAAATTTAAAAATAAAATTGTTTAAGAATTTCTATAAAAATAAGTGTATTGAAGTAATAACACCAATTTATAAGCAATGTCTAGATAGTTTTGTAGAAGATAAGTGTAGCATTAGACCAAGAATAGAATATAAATTTTATAAAGGAAGATGGGGGGCATATTATCCAAAAGATAATAAAATAGTCCTTAATTGCAATTTAGTTAAATTAGATGAGGAGTACATTAGATATGTTATATTTCATGAAATAAGTCATACAAAGATACCTAACCATTCTAAAGAATTTTACAATGTTTTTAATAATGTTTATGATAGAGTAGAAGAAATGAGAATAAAAATAAAAAAATATATAATAAATTAA
- a CDS encoding helicase C-terminal domain-containing protein has protein sequence MKGTIQEIEIKSILKNVIFMDIETTGLDSSLNDGVKHKGEIIEIGAVKVLDDKVYTYRTLIRPVGFVPKFTFQLCKGLTMDMLLEAPTLEEVKDEFLEFIGDMPLVCHNAEFEKTFLKYYIKPDIDISNKFLDSMELVAILFPYFKEYNLDYLIKSVTTIDRDEMHRGLEDSIDTIYVVNSVLIKYFNSTLDYLSISSWFDDNNRWQWCEYLLPPENINEYMVKVRINEETIVEKGKKKSIDYKKYEELLKKGEIFDTPSFKYIFREGQYNLAKHVRKTLENKKISIIEAPTGIGKSIGYLLPSIIYSYINNQRIFISSSTKELQDQLIEKDIPRLISTLGLEEKIRYTCMKGRSNYLCNKKIKAYLEEIIEPDLDDILSILFISRLMTINGNVEEINFWARKHFKKLDYHLNFLTSDGETCTGRKCNEGTSCYYYNKINELENSNIVVINHSLFLKWPYPEIKIENIVLDEAHNLNDNCFKAFTEEVSNFDILSLLREVYNTNKNYGFLKDFIVKNNLSLANVEYVKSKIINVYETIEEMMTLIRDRYSSMDNFWGINSVFTYKDFQFIVSVLENLVLQLDEIYMRIDEVIKETDAKEHPLILLNNKIRTFKETINFVIGETTDSYCAVIDISKDLSRITLRKIPLSVNYLFKEEILDKCSSLVMTSATIRIDSTLDNFKNSLGISMIDKDKLLEDLIEKPVFDYKNRSVIAIPTNIERYSYNREDEFVKSVSNVILRIAKNIGGNILVLFTSTSRMKKVKESIIEELNDLEYDIFDNKKQCNKLRDPLTKAVVFGSRGLFEGVDIPGDGLFTVVMEKIPNIPMRDPLYSSIMEKKKINYNTLNYPQSIIKMKQIFGRLLRSVYDYGYLFVLSNLEDGNSYRTKEYERDLEGPVFLRDNLDNILYKMKKDNERWRKENLIKIVSKECKKEMKEIIESKKDVDKRLKDFYRDEFYKRNIRCVLESIVYEGDEVRKLVFNYLGKKFTTSNLG, from the coding sequence ATGAAAGGTACAATACAAGAAATAGAAATAAAAAGCATATTAAAAAATGTAATATTTATGGATATAGAGACTACTGGATTAGACTCTAGTTTAAACGATGGGGTAAAGCATAAAGGTGAAATAATCGAGATAGGTGCTGTTAAGGTATTAGATGATAAAGTGTATACATATAGAACACTTATCCGACCAGTAGGATTTGTGCCTAAGTTTACTTTTCAATTATGTAAAGGACTAACTATGGATATGTTGTTAGAAGCTCCAACGCTAGAGGAAGTAAAAGATGAATTTTTAGAGTTCATTGGAGATATGCCTTTAGTTTGTCATAATGCAGAATTTGAAAAAACTTTTTTAAAATATTATATAAAACCAGATATAGATATAAGTAATAAGTTTTTAGATTCTATGGAATTGGTGGCTATTTTATTTCCTTACTTCAAAGAATATAATTTAGATTACTTGATTAAATCAGTTACAACTATAGATAGAGATGAAATGCATAGAGGATTAGAAGACTCTATAGATACAATATATGTGGTTAATAGTGTACTTATAAAATATTTTAATAGCACATTAGATTATTTATCAATATCATCATGGTTTGATGATAATAATAGATGGCAATGGTGTGAGTATTTACTACCGCCAGAAAATATTAATGAATATATGGTAAAAGTAAGAATAAATGAAGAAACTATAGTTGAAAAGGGAAAAAAGAAAAGTATAGATTATAAAAAATACGAGGAGTTATTAAAAAAAGGAGAAATATTTGATACTCCTTCATTTAAATATATATTTAGAGAAGGTCAATACAACTTAGCTAAACATGTAAGAAAAACACTAGAAAATAAAAAGATTTCCATAATTGAAGCTCCGACAGGAATAGGAAAGAGTATAGGATATTTATTGCCAAGTATAATTTACTCATATATAAATAATCAACGTATATTTATATCTTCCTCAACAAAAGAATTACAAGATCAATTAATAGAAAAAGATATTCCTAGATTAATATCAACTTTAGGATTAGAAGAAAAAATAAGGTATACTTGCATGAAGGGTAGAAGTAATTATTTATGCAATAAAAAAATTAAAGCTTATTTAGAAGAAATTATAGAGCCAGATTTAGATGATATTCTTTCTATATTATTTATAAGTAGGTTAATGACGATAAATGGTAATGTTGAAGAAATTAATTTTTGGGCAAGAAAACATTTTAAGAAATTAGATTATCACCTAAATTTTCTTACTAGTGATGGTGAAACTTGTACAGGAAGAAAGTGTAATGAAGGTACAAGTTGCTATTATTACAATAAAATAAATGAACTTGAAAATAGTAACATTGTAGTGATAAACCATTCATTATTTTTGAAGTGGCCTTATCCAGAAATAAAAATAGAAAATATTGTATTGGACGAGGCACATAATTTAAATGATAATTGCTTTAAAGCTTTTACTGAAGAGGTAAGTAATTTTGATATATTATCTCTTTTACGAGAGGTATATAACACTAATAAAAATTATGGATTTTTAAAGGATTTTATAGTAAAGAATAATTTATCTTTAGCAAATGTAGAGTATGTGAAATCTAAAATAATTAATGTATATGAAACAATTGAAGAGATGATGACCTTAATTAGAGATAGGTATTCGTCAATGGATAATTTTTGGGGAATAAATAGTGTCTTTACTTATAAAGATTTTCAATTTATCGTAAGTGTATTAGAAAATTTGGTACTTCAACTAGATGAAATATATATGCGAATAGATGAAGTTATTAAAGAAACAGATGCGAAAGAACATCCACTTATTTTACTGAATAATAAGATAAGAACTTTTAAGGAAACTATAAACTTTGTCATAGGCGAGACTACCGATAGCTATTGTGCTGTTATAGATATTTCAAAAGATTTATCTAGAATTACGCTAAGAAAGATTCCGTTATCAGTAAATTATTTATTTAAAGAAGAAATTTTAGATAAATGTAGTAGTTTGGTAATGACATCAGCGACAATAAGAATCGATAGTACTTTAGATAATTTTAAAAATTCATTAGGTATTTCAATGATAGATAAAGATAAGTTATTAGAAGATTTAATTGAAAAACCAGTTTTTGATTATAAAAATAGAAGTGTAATAGCTATTCCTACTAATATAGAGAGATATTCATACAATCGAGAGGATGAATTTGTAAAAAGTGTTAGCAATGTTATATTGAGAATTGCTAAAAATATTGGTGGTAATATTTTGGTGTTATTTACATCAACTTCAAGGATGAAAAAAGTAAAAGAAAGTATTATTGAAGAATTAAATGATCTAGAGTATGATATTTTTGATAATAAGAAACAATGTAATAAATTAAGAGATCCATTAACTAAAGCCGTAGTTTTTGGATCTAGAGGATTATTTGAGGGTGTAGATATACCAGGTGATGGTTTGTTTACTGTAGTAATGGAGAAAATACCCAATATTCCAATGAGAGATCCATTATATTCATCTATTATGGAGAAGAAAAAGATAAATTATAATACACTAAATTATCCACAAAGTATTATAAAAATGAAACAAATATTTGGAAGATTGCTTAGAAGTGTTTATGACTATGGATATTTATTTGTGTTAAGTAATTTAGAGGATGGAAATTCATATAGAACTAAAGAATATGAAAGAGATTTAGAAGGTCCTGTTTTTTTAAGAGATAATTTAGATAATATTTTATATAAGATGAAAAAAGATAATGAAAGATGGAGAAAAGAAAATCTTATTAAAATTGTTTCTAAAGAGTGTAAAAAAGAAATGAAGGAAATAATTGAATCAAAAAAAGATGTTGATAAAAGGTTAAAAGATTTTTATAGAGATGAGTTTTATAAAAGGAATATAAGATGTGTTTTAGAGAGTATAGTCTATGAAGGAGATGAGGTCAGAAAGCTTGTTTTTAATTATTTGGGTAAAAAATTTACAACGAGCAATTTAGGATGA
- a CDS encoding deoxycytidylate deaminase, which yields MSEKSYEIVKSSNKIRVRKSWHNYFMNLALLAAERGTCDRANVGAIITNKENRIVATGYNGSVGNKTPHCDDIGHVMRDGHCIATQHAELNCLCYCAKEGIAVKGCSIYVTHFPCLNCTKALIQSGIESIYYLNDYRVDDYALELLNINNIKYKKITLED from the coding sequence ATGAGTGAAAAAAGTTATGAAATAGTTAAAAGTAGTAATAAGATAAGAGTAAGAAAAAGCTGGCATAATTATTTTATGAATTTAGCTCTTCTTGCAGCAGAAAGAGGTACTTGTGACAGAGCGAATGTAGGTGCAATTATAACAAATAAAGAAAATAGAATAGTAGCAACAGGATATAATGGTTCTGTAGGAAATAAGACACCTCATTGTGATGATATAGGTCATGTAATGAGAGATGGACATTGCATAGCAACGCAGCACGCAGAACTTAATTGCCTTTGTTATTGTGCAAAAGAAGGTATCGCTGTTAAAGGATGTAGTATATATGTAACCCATTTCCCTTGTCTTAATTGTACTAAAGCATTAATTCAATCAGGAATTGAGAGCATATATTATTTGAACGATTATAGAGTAGATGATTATGCATTAGAATTACTAAATATAAATAATATAAAATATAAAAAGATTACTTTGGAGGATTAG